A window of Polaribacter litorisediminis contains these coding sequences:
- a CDS encoding DNA methyltransferase produces the protein MDYKEDLRKKLPELKKIEGFPIGEDDDIINLSNPPFYTACPNPYIEEFLDTNGTKYEESSDNYHREPFIGDVSEGKNGAVYNAHSYHTKVPYKAINKFIEHFTNENDVILDGFSGTGSAGFSANHLNRYAILNDLGSAASMISYGYTKPINKLDRLKEEFSRIFDEVEKETKWMFSSSIASQEYEIQNTIWSDNFLCNFCDYEYVFSDLSLDFEKKKIISNYKCPSCNADISKSSSHNVFIETFDESLGKTVKIGKKTQILIQGKQGKSRNEKIPDELDFEIQEKIDNLKIPYWFPIIRMPEGDESRRNDPLGYKYVHQFFTKRNLYTLAAILNRIEKSPFYYDLLFVFQSCIQRATITNRFRFGGTGGLSGTLYVPSLIVERAVLPLFKNKFRDYVKLTENKSWVDSKTILTNQSTTDLQNIPKNSIDYIFTDPPFGSNLMYSELSFWWEAWLKVISNNKKEAIMNKTQNKKLNDYGELMLDSFKQYNRVLKPNRWISVVFHNSKSSVWNSIQESLGRAGFIVAQVGVIDKKQESFKQITAPGAVSNDLVISAYKPSDSLIRDIDKSSGLQMELNFIDEFLSNLPVRAVIERTSKMLYSKYLSFYIQRSYEINYNSTNFYELLKNNFTEENGFWFNSNQLNSYIEYKKHLKLEGIDEVQSGLMMLFVSDEKSALLWLYNYLKSPKSFAEIHTAFTQIANIQDDSVPELVNLLEDNFIKENNVFRRPTSEEERGSVNVKREKALLREFESLLLRAKSERKKIKEVRKEALVHGFEVCYKAKRFKDILVLEERLDKKIIENSSELNDFVEAAKIMVEGIS, from the coding sequence ATGGACTATAAAGAAGATTTACGTAAAAAATTACCAGAATTAAAAAAAATAGAAGGCTTTCCTATAGGTGAAGACGATGATATTATCAATCTTTCCAATCCTCCTTTTTATACAGCTTGCCCAAATCCTTATATAGAAGAATTCCTTGATACAAATGGAACAAAATATGAAGAATCTTCTGATAATTATCATCGTGAACCTTTTATCGGAGATGTTTCAGAAGGTAAAAATGGAGCCGTTTACAATGCCCATTCATACCACACAAAAGTACCATATAAGGCAATAAATAAATTTATTGAACATTTTACTAATGAAAATGATGTTATTTTAGATGGTTTTAGTGGAACAGGTTCTGCTGGCTTTAGTGCTAATCATTTAAATCGATACGCTATTTTAAATGACTTAGGGTCAGCAGCTTCAATGATTTCTTATGGTTATACAAAGCCAATTAATAAACTTGATAGACTTAAAGAAGAATTTAGTAGAATTTTTGATGAAGTTGAAAAAGAGACTAAATGGATGTTTTCTTCTTCAATTGCAAGTCAAGAGTACGAAATTCAAAATACTATCTGGTCGGATAATTTTTTATGTAATTTTTGTGATTACGAGTATGTGTTTTCTGATTTGTCATTAGATTTTGAGAAAAAGAAAATTATTTCAAATTATAAATGTCCCTCTTGTAATGCGGATATTTCTAAATCTTCTAGTCATAATGTATTTATAGAAACTTTTGATGAATCGTTAGGGAAAACTGTAAAAATTGGAAAAAAGACGCAGATACTAATACAAGGTAAGCAAGGTAAGTCTAGGAATGAAAAAATACCGGATGAATTAGATTTTGAAATTCAAGAAAAAATAGATAATTTAAAGATTCCTTATTGGTTCCCTATAATAAGAATGCCAGAAGGCGATGAATCCAGACGGAATGATCCTTTAGGTTATAAATATGTTCATCAATTTTTTACAAAAAGGAATTTATATACTTTGGCAGCAATTCTAAATAGGATTGAAAAATCTCCTTTTTATTATGATTTATTATTTGTTTTTCAAAGTTGTATTCAAAGAGCAACGATTACAAATAGATTTAGATTTGGGGGTACTGGAGGATTGAGTGGTACTTTATATGTCCCATCTCTTATAGTTGAAAGAGCTGTACTTCCATTATTTAAAAATAAGTTTAGAGATTATGTTAAGTTAACAGAAAATAAGAGTTGGGTTGATAGTAAAACAATATTAACAAATCAATCAACTACTGATTTACAAAATATTCCAAAAAATTCTATAGATTATATTTTTACAGATCCTCCTTTTGGATCTAATTTAATGTATTCAGAATTGAGTTTTTGGTGGGAAGCTTGGCTTAAAGTTATATCAAATAACAAAAAAGAAGCAATAATGAATAAAACTCAAAATAAAAAATTAAATGATTATGGCGAGTTGATGTTAGATTCCTTTAAGCAGTACAATAGAGTTTTAAAACCTAATAGATGGATTTCTGTTGTTTTTCATAACAGCAAGTCTTCTGTATGGAATTCAATTCAAGAGAGTTTAGGCAGAGCTGGTTTTATAGTCGCTCAGGTAGGTGTTATAGATAAAAAACAAGAAAGTTTTAAACAAATCACTGCTCCCGGAGCTGTGTCTAATGACCTTGTGATTTCAGCATATAAACCAAGTGATTCACTTATTCGGGATATTGATAAATCTAGTGGTTTACAAATGGAGCTAAATTTCATTGATGAATTTCTTTCAAATTTACCTGTAAGAGCGGTGATAGAAAGAACCTCAAAAATGTTATATTCTAAATATCTTTCATTCTACATACAGCGCAGTTATGAGATAAATTATAATTCTACCAATTTTTACGAACTGTTAAAAAATAACTTTACAGAAGAAAATGGTTTTTGGTTTAATTCTAATCAATTGAATTCATATATTGAATATAAAAAACATTTAAAACTTGAGGGTATTGATGAGGTTCAATCTGGTTTAATGATGTTATTTGTTTCTGATGAAAAATCAGCATTGCTTTGGCTGTATAATTACTTAAAGAGTCCTAAATCATTTGCAGAGATTCATACGGCATTTACTCAAATAGCCAATATACAAGACGATAGTGTTCCCGAGTTAGTTAATTTATTAGAAGATAATTTTATAAAGGAAAATAACGTATTTCGTAGACCTACTTCTGAAGAGGAGCGTGGTAGTGTGAATGTGAAAAGAGAAAAAGCATTACTACGTGAATTTGAGAGTTTACTGTTAAGAGCTAAAAGTGAACGTAAAAAGATAAAAGAAGTGCGGAAAGAAGCATTAGTTCACGGTTTTGAAGTGTGTTATAAGGCCAAACGTTTTAAAGATATTTTAGTACTTGAAGAACGTTTAGATAAGAAAATTATAGAAAACAGTTCAGAGTTAAACGACTTTGTGGAAGCTGCTAAAATAATGGTAGAAGGTATTAGTTAA
- a CDS encoding PglZ domain-containing protein, protein MGWKQRIITVLNLIDKSPKIISDVTGVLFSQEFKNYVSKEKIQVVYSEASSKMLAAANGNQLIIFITSKKTVPQFLKSYFEHKTFEHSQLPINGDVSILKSYDAKTIVAICNYIFANNAHIVLSKLNSSALLEKAIIFNKLKVLKNIKIALNKLLIEEKNIENVINIAENWGTLIYESYKQNDDSFLENISKIDETIKEFIDNKTFEQIAFASTASKPLSIDKIIHHIKSKKENKVALLCFDCMGIAEWNVLKEYLIDLNISYKEQYVFTLLPSVTSICRTAIFHGSTDVYDIKYPGRKDEAKAFASFFKDKQTKYFVEDDIINEDTLLGYDTVSVLYNFFDDLCHSSLFPANENTKAIYFNNCKQYLEKSNVKQTIKTLLDNNFSIHFCSDHGSVIAKGNGERLQKYLIDDFAKRAVIIPEEASGLTQLEKIDIPFVKHKKLVLPEGRTMFTQKDKIEINHGGISLEEIVVPFITVIK, encoded by the coding sequence ATGGGGTGGAAACAACGTATAATTACTGTATTAAATTTAATAGACAAATCTCCAAAGATTATTTCTGATGTTACAGGTGTGTTGTTTTCCCAAGAATTTAAAAATTATGTATCAAAAGAAAAGATACAGGTTGTCTACTCAGAGGCTAGCTCTAAAATGTTAGCAGCTGCTAATGGTAATCAACTCATAATTTTTATAACGTCTAAAAAAACAGTACCACAGTTTTTAAAATCATATTTTGAGCATAAAACCTTTGAACATTCACAACTACCAATAAATGGTGATGTATCTATTTTAAAGTCTTATGATGCTAAAACAATTGTTGCTATTTGTAATTATATTTTTGCCAATAATGCACATATTGTATTGTCTAAATTAAATAGTTCAGCACTTTTAGAAAAAGCAATAATCTTTAATAAATTAAAGGTTTTAAAAAACATTAAAATTGCTTTAAATAAATTATTAATTGAAGAAAAGAACATAGAAAATGTTATTAATATAGCTGAAAATTGGGGTACATTAATTTATGAATCTTATAAGCAAAATGATGACAGTTTTTTAGAAAATATTTCAAAAATAGATGAAACGATTAAAGAATTTATAGATAATAAAACATTTGAGCAAATTGCTTTTGCTTCTACTGCATCAAAACCTTTGTCTATAGATAAAATAATACATCACATTAAAAGTAAAAAAGAAAACAAAGTAGCTTTATTGTGTTTTGATTGTATGGGTATAGCAGAATGGAATGTATTAAAAGAATATCTTATAGATTTAAATATTTCATATAAAGAACAATATGTGTTTACATTATTACCATCGGTAACATCAATTTGTAGAACAGCTATATTTCACGGTTCAACAGATGTGTATGATATAAAATATCCTGGCAGAAAAGATGAGGCCAAAGCATTTGCATCGTTTTTTAAAGACAAACAGACCAAATATTTTGTAGAAGATGATATTATTAATGAAGATACATTATTAGGTTACGATACAGTAAGTGTGTTGTATAATTTCTTTGATGATTTATGTCACAGTTCGCTTTTTCCTGCGAATGAAAATACAAAGGCAATTTATTTTAATAACTGTAAACAATATTTAGAAAAATCTAATGTAAAGCAAACCATTAAAACATTATTAGATAATAATTTTTCGATTCATTTTTGTTCAGATCACGGTTCTGTAATAGCAAAAGGAAATGGAGAAAGGTTACAAAAATACTTAATAGATGATTTTGCAAAAAGAGCAGTAATTATTCCAGAAGAAGCATCAGGGTTAACTCAACTTGAAAAGATTGATATTCCATTCGTTAAACATAAAAAGTTAGTATTACCTGAAGGAAGAACAATGTTTACTCAAAAAGATAAAATAGAAATTAATCACGGAGGTATAAGTCTAGAAGAGATTGTAGTTCCGTTTATTACAGTGATAAAATGA
- a CDS encoding Panacea domain-containing protein, protein MSIQKKNISLIDSNHLVNYILMVGGAMSHLKIQKVLFYIQAYHLAYFDKPIIEDEFQAWVHGPVSRKIYDSAKDISILHTELQFTLEDDEQSPIDIINNSLTVSQVELVNDVIDELKGLSGLQLENMTHSEEPWLHARRGYESGERCAVVIPNELITDYYKKQIYG, encoded by the coding sequence ATGAGTATTCAAAAAAAGAACATATCGCTTATAGATTCTAACCACCTTGTAAATTATATTTTGATGGTTGGTGGTGCTATGTCTCATTTAAAAATACAAAAAGTTTTATTTTACATTCAAGCTTATCATTTAGCATATTTTGACAAACCAATTATAGAAGATGAATTTCAAGCTTGGGTGCACGGTCCTGTTTCTAGAAAGATATATGATTCAGCTAAAGATATATCAATACTTCACACTGAACTTCAATTTACTTTAGAAGATGATGAGCAATCACCAATTGATATAATTAATAACTCTCTAACTGTTTCGCAGGTAGAACTTGTAAATGATGTTATTGATGAATTGAAAGGGTTATCGGGTTTGCAATTGGAAAATATGACACATTCAGAAGAACCTTGGTTGCATGCTCGTAGAGGTTATGAGTCAGGTGAACGTTGTGCTGTAGTAATCCCTAATGAACTAATTACGGATTACTATAAGAAGCAGATTTATGGCTAA
- a CDS encoding Fic family protein: MSEAKFSDYQLKLVEPSFGSSLTDLIIELDYLRKKPLGGSTHPRVFFQLKHIFHTLESIGSARIEGNNTTVAEYIETKLETNENVSEGVREIKNIEKAMEFIEDNIVDYPINRMFLSELHKMIVRELPPPPQGEGDHTPGVYRNVNLKINNSNHLPPDYIKVQDYMNELLDFIEREDSPKYDLLKAAIAHHRFVWIHPFGNGNGRTVRLFTYAMLVKTGFNVNVGRIINPTAVFCSNRNDYYDNLSKADMGTEEGILAWCEYVLKGLKEEIEKIDKLSDYDYLRKEILLPSLVHSLEREYITDVESKILRKVIELQVIQASNLKKIFTGKVSSEISRQIKKLIDKKMLVPEKEGARKYIIRFDNNFLLRGVIKTLDEKGFLPVRDL; this comes from the coding sequence ATGTCAGAAGCTAAATTCTCAGATTATCAACTAAAATTAGTAGAACCATCGTTTGGCTCTTCTTTGACGGATTTGATAATTGAACTAGATTATTTAAGGAAGAAACCGCTGGGTGGTTCAACTCATCCTCGTGTCTTTTTTCAGCTAAAACATATTTTCCACACTTTAGAAAGTATTGGGTCTGCAAGAATAGAAGGAAACAATACGACTGTTGCTGAATATATTGAAACAAAATTAGAAACTAACGAGAACGTTTCTGAAGGCGTAAGAGAGATTAAAAATATTGAAAAGGCTATGGAATTCATAGAGGATAATATTGTAGATTATCCTATTAACAGGATGTTTTTAAGTGAATTACATAAAATGATTGTAAGGGAGTTACCTCCTCCTCCTCAAGGTGAGGGCGATCATACTCCTGGTGTATATAGAAACGTTAATTTAAAGATAAATAATTCAAATCATTTACCTCCTGATTACATTAAGGTTCAGGATTATATGAATGAGTTATTAGATTTTATTGAAAGAGAAGATAGTCCAAAGTATGATTTATTAAAGGCAGCTATTGCTCATCACCGTTTTGTTTGGATTCACCCTTTTGGAAATGGAAACGGAAGAACAGTAAGATTATTTACTTATGCAATGTTAGTAAAAACAGGATTCAATGTTAACGTTGGTAGGATAATAAATCCAACAGCTGTATTCTGTAGTAATAGAAATGATTATTATGATAATTTATCAAAAGCAGACATGGGAACCGAAGAAGGTATCTTAGCTTGGTGTGAATATGTATTGAAGGGATTAAAAGAGGAGATTGAAAAAATAGATAAGCTAAGTGATTATGACTATTTGAGAAAAGAAATTTTATTACCTTCTTTGGTTCACTCACTTGAAAGGGAATATATTACAGATGTTGAATCTAAAATATTAAGAAAAGTAATTGAATTACAGGTTATACAGGCTTCTAATTTGAAAAAGATATTTACAGGTAAAGTTAGTTCAGAAATATCAAGGCAAATAAAAAAATTAATAGATAAGAAAATGTTAGTCCCTGAAAAAGAGGGTGCTAGAAAATATATTATTCGTTTTGATAATAATTTTTTATTAAGAGGAGTAATAAAAACTCTAGATGAAAAAGGTTTTCTTCCAGTTAGGGATTTGTAG
- a CDS encoding DUF6266 family protein, producing the protein MGKIAQGILGGLSGKVGNVIGGSWKGIDYIRIKPSSVANPRTEGQVNQRNKFTITLEYLQATKGFIKIGYKSFATKKTEFNAAMSYVLNNAVGGIAPNFTIDYSLALLSRGSLSGVLNGTTDLTTAGQVSFDWDDNSAEGNANATDKAMVLVYNPSKKESISILDGADRTAGSQVVSIPNTYAGDTVELFMAFVSADGATVSNSVYLGSGTAA; encoded by the coding sequence ATGGGGAAAATAGCCCAAGGAATTTTAGGAGGTCTATCTGGTAAGGTAGGTAACGTTATTGGAGGTAGCTGGAAAGGTATCGACTATATCAGAATTAAGCCATCAAGCGTGGCAAATCCTCGAACAGAGGGTCAAGTGAATCAGCGTAATAAATTTACCATTACATTGGAGTATTTGCAAGCGACTAAAGGTTTTATTAAAATCGGTTATAAGTCATTTGCGACCAAGAAAACGGAATTTAATGCTGCTATGTCTTATGTATTAAATAATGCAGTTGGAGGTATCGCACCTAACTTCACGATTGATTATTCTTTAGCTTTATTGAGTAGAGGTTCTTTATCTGGAGTATTGAATGGTACAACCGATTTAACAACCGCAGGACAAGTAAGTTTTGATTGGGATGATAACTCTGCAGAAGGTAATGCAAATGCAACAGACAAAGCAATGGTATTAGTTTACAATCCAAGCAAAAAAGAATCAATTTCTATTTTGGATGGTGCTGATAGAACAGCAGGTTCGCAAGTGGTTTCAATACCAAATACCTACGCAGGAGACACAGTAGAGTTATTTATGGCGTTTGTTTCTGCTGATGGCGCAACAGTATCAAATAGTGTGTATTTAGGCTCTGGTACGGCAGCTTAA
- a CDS encoding helix-turn-helix domain-containing protein: MSNNIENEYFCDGLTEEIITALAKIKQLSVTSRTSSFFFKNKSVTAKEIREKLKVATFIEGSIRVSRNKMRITVQMIDTVDDFHFWSETFDRNPKNIFEIQDEISLFIAEKLREHLGHLEIENKLVEPIDVPVAIYREYLKGRYYIMKLDYKNSIKGINILTEVIHKSPNFSSPYLDVNLAYVNMGTMGLLPAFEAYEKAQPYLSKALKLDPNSSRSQLNMAWIECWQNWNLKKAYEHANKALEIQQADDIYLTISNFLTVEGKLDAASNYLDKALQLDPYAAINHHYKGFLYYLKEEYNTAIPFLKKALDLDPKLPFPPIYIGICLLMSDKSNEALTYFNSLEGVSIKDLTKLGGKTMCYAKLNEKEKCNDGLKELETYLTSALVDKAFTFLILVNALLGNDEKVIDLIEQAYNKRLPLILLLNPSPILKPIKNNKRFKDIMLKAIPDNVNYKRKKKYKQALLDTNEVKKYSKELEQIMLDYKLFLNPDLSLKDLASYLELPANYVSQLVNLGFQKNFSEYVNTFRVNEFKERILQEENNGLTIMAVAYDSGFNSKTVFNTFFKKMEGITPYTYLKKNI; the protein is encoded by the coding sequence ATGAGTAACAATATTGAAAACGAATACTTCTGCGATGGCTTAACAGAAGAAATCATTACTGCATTAGCAAAAATCAAACAACTTTCTGTTACTTCCCGTACTTCTTCATTTTTTTTTAAAAACAAATCAGTTACAGCAAAAGAAATAAGAGAAAAATTAAAGGTAGCTACGTTTATTGAAGGAAGTATTAGAGTATCTAGAAATAAAATGCGTATTACAGTGCAAATGATTGATACTGTAGATGACTTTCATTTCTGGTCAGAAACCTTTGATAGAAACCCTAAAAATATTTTTGAAATTCAAGATGAAATTAGTTTGTTTATAGCTGAAAAATTACGTGAACATCTTGGGCATTTAGAAATAGAAAATAAGCTAGTTGAACCCATTGATGTGCCGGTAGCTATTTATAGAGAATACCTGAAAGGAAGATATTACATCATGAAGTTAGATTATAAAAACTCTATTAAGGGAATCAATATTTTAACTGAAGTAATACATAAATCACCTAATTTTTCGAGCCCTTACCTAGATGTTAATTTAGCTTATGTTAACATGGGAACCATGGGACTTTTACCTGCATTCGAGGCCTACGAGAAGGCGCAGCCTTATTTGTCGAAGGCATTAAAGCTAGATCCAAACTCATCAAGGTCACAATTAAATATGGCGTGGATAGAATGCTGGCAGAACTGGAATCTTAAGAAAGCGTATGAACACGCCAACAAAGCTTTGGAAATTCAACAAGCAGACGATATTTACTTAACCATTTCTAATTTTTTGACTGTGGAAGGAAAATTAGATGCAGCAAGTAATTATCTAGACAAAGCATTACAATTAGATCCTTATGCTGCTATCAATCATCATTATAAGGGGTTTTTATATTACTTAAAAGAAGAATACAATACGGCAATACCTTTCTTGAAAAAGGCTTTGGATCTAGACCCTAAGTTACCCTTTCCACCAATTTACATAGGCATATGTTTATTAATGTCGGATAAATCAAACGAAGCTTTGACATATTTCAATTCTCTTGAAGGTGTTTCTATAAAAGACCTCACAAAATTAGGTGGTAAAACTATGTGTTATGCAAAGCTCAATGAAAAGGAAAAATGCAATGATGGATTAAAAGAATTAGAAACCTATTTGACTTCTGCACTTGTAGATAAGGCATTTACGTTTTTGATATTGGTCAATGCTTTGTTGGGTAATGATGAAAAGGTAATCGATTTAATAGAGCAAGCATACAACAAGCGCTTGCCATTAATTTTATTATTGAATCCATCACCAATTCTTAAACCAATAAAAAACAACAAAAGGTTTAAAGATATTATGCTGAAAGCCATTCCAGATAATGTCAATTATAAAAGGAAGAAAAAATACAAACAGGCATTATTGGATACTAATGAAGTTAAAAAGTACAGCAAAGAGCTAGAGCAAATAATGTTAGACTACAAACTGTTTTTAAACCCAGACCTTTCCTTAAAAGATTTGGCATCTTATTTAGAGCTTCCTGCAAATTATGTGTCTCAATTAGTAAACCTAGGCTTTCAAAAAAACTTCTCTGAATACGTGAACACCTTTAGAGTTAATGAATTTAAAGAGCGTATTCTTCAAGAAGAAAATAATGGATTAACGATAATGGCTGTGGCTTACGATAGTGGTTTTAATTCTAAAACAGTGTTTAATACTTTCTTTAAAAAAATGGAAGGGATAACACCATACACCTATCTTAAAAAGAATATTTAA
- a CDS encoding DUF1330 domain-containing protein: protein MNIKIILIIIAFVNLNEKEAFEYYRSKIRAKYELVGAKPVKYPIKHGVIGEKKPDFIMVVEFPNQEALEKLFNSEDYKKLIPYRKKAFTDLKVFISEKK from the coding sequence ATGAATATTAAAATTATACTCATTATTATAGCTTTTGTGAATCTAAATGAGAAAGAAGCTTTTGAATATTACAGGTCTAAAATTAGAGCAAAATATGAATTGGTTGGTGCAAAACCAGTAAAATACCCAATTAAACATGGAGTCATTGGTGAAAAAAAACCAGACTTTATTATGGTTGTTGAATTTCCAAACCAAGAAGCTTTGGAGAAATTATTTAACAGTGAAGACTATAAAAAATTAATACCTTACCGAAAGAAAGCCTTTACCGATTTAAAAGTGTTTATATCAGAAAAGAAATAA
- a CDS encoding helix-turn-helix transcriptional regulator → MKNKIKEERAICKLTQAELARKVGVSRQSIHLIEKNKTIPSTVLALKISRIFQKPVNVFFELDEKE, encoded by the coding sequence ATGAAAAATAAAATAAAAGAAGAACGTGCTATTTGTAAACTTACACAGGCAGAATTGGCAAGAAAAGTAGGGGTGTCTAGACAATCTATACATTTAATTGAAAAAAACAAGACGATTCCATCAACTGTATTAGCTTTAAAAATATCACGGATTTTCCAAAAACCAGTGAATGTTTTTTTTGAGCTCGATGAAAAGGAATAA
- a CDS encoding RNA polymerase sigma factor, with protein MHTKEEFIQQIKENEGIIYKVSRLYTNSAEDQKDVYQDIVYQLWKSYPSFKKNSKMSTWMYRVALNTAISNLKKEKRKGTRVSIDHVLFNKMDPVDTVMEERITLLYAHIKKLSIVEKGIILLYLEGKNYDEIAAITGFTTTNVGTRLARIKQKLKSQIKK; from the coding sequence ATGCATACAAAAGAGGAATTTATTCAACAAATAAAGGAGAACGAAGGTATTATTTATAAAGTTTCAAGGCTTTATACCAATAGTGCCGAAGATCAAAAAGATGTATATCAAGACATTGTATATCAACTTTGGAAATCGTACCCTTCTTTTAAAAAGAATTCAAAAATGAGTACTTGGATGTATCGTGTTGCACTAAATACTGCCATCAGCAATTTGAAAAAAGAAAAAAGAAAAGGAACGCGAGTATCCATAGACCATGTTCTTTTTAATAAAATGGATCCAGTTGATACAGTAATGGAAGAGCGAATTACACTTTTATATGCGCATATAAAAAAACTAAGTATTGTAGAAAAAGGAATCATATTACTTTACTTAGAAGGAAAAAACTATGATGAAATTGCTGCAATTACAGGGTTTACAACTACCAATGTTGGTACACGTTTAGCGCGAATTAAACAAAAATTAAAATCTCAAATAAAAAAATAA
- a CDS encoding alpha/beta hydrolase family protein, protein MKTIISITLILTLFIASAFSQDMSGDWSGKTKRGDKEITFIFNIKQENGKYSAIMNVPTFRVSGIKPTATTFTNGKLIIDGSNVGMSYIADFNSELQQFEGNYKEGGIEMALNLKRGSVEIEDQRRPQEPVKPYPYYEEEVVFKNNQANITLAGTLTLPNKNGIFPVAILISGSGPQDRDETFMGHKPFLVLADHLTKQGIGVLRFDDRGQGASTGDFGSATTEDFSKDVLSAISYLKTRKEIDQTNIGLIGHSEGGIIAPLAANNSNDVAFMVLLASTGISGTELSVMQSKTLRQFPVKDEKAFEENSRKAIAIVTSDKSEDIIKTELTAHYNNFLRPILSGLNVPEKNIDALISNQVNTSVKPWSRYFLQYNPADEFEKLQIPVLSLNGSKDTQVNAKINQNGIRQALIKGKNKDYKVIKLEGLNHFFQECETGKMDEYRKIEQTFSPIALKEISNWILGHIN, encoded by the coding sequence ATGAAAACAATTATATCAATTACATTAATACTTACACTATTTATAGCAAGCGCTTTTTCTCAAGATATGTCAGGAGATTGGAGCGGAAAAACTAAAAGGGGTGACAAGGAAATCACATTTATATTTAATATCAAACAGGAAAATGGGAAATATTCGGCAATAATGAATGTACCTACATTTAGAGTTTCTGGAATTAAACCTACAGCAACAACGTTTACAAACGGAAAGTTGATAATTGACGGTTCAAACGTTGGGATGTCTTATATAGCAGACTTTAATAGTGAATTACAACAATTTGAAGGAAACTATAAAGAAGGTGGTATAGAAATGGCCTTGAATTTAAAAAGAGGGAGCGTAGAAATAGAAGACCAACGCAGACCTCAAGAACCAGTAAAACCGTATCCCTACTATGAAGAAGAAGTAGTGTTTAAAAATAACCAAGCAAATATAACTTTAGCTGGTACCTTAACGTTACCTAATAAAAACGGTATATTTCCAGTAGCAATTTTAATTAGCGGAAGTGGTCCACAAGACCGAGATGAAACCTTTATGGGACATAAGCCCTTTTTAGTTTTAGCAGATCATCTAACCAAACAAGGCATTGGAGTGTTGCGTTTCGATGATCGTGGTCAAGGAGCATCTACTGGAGATTTTGGTAGTGCAACCACAGAAGATTTTTCTAAAGATGTACTAAGCGCTATTTCTTACTTAAAAACTAGAAAAGAAATAGACCAAACGAATATTGGTTTAATAGGGCATAGCGAAGGTGGTATCATTGCACCATTAGCGGCTAATAATTCAAACGATGTTGCCTTTATGGTTTTATTGGCTTCTACTGGTATTTCTGGAACAGAATTATCGGTTATGCAATCTAAAACATTACGTCAGTTTCCTGTAAAGGATGAAAAAGCATTTGAGGAAAATTCAAGAAAGGCAATCGCTATAGTTACATCTGATAAAAGTGAAGATATAATTAAAACAGAATTAACAGCACACTATAACAATTTTTTAAGACCAATATTGAGTGGCTTAAATGTACCAGAGAAAAATATAGACGCGTTAATCAGTAACCAAGTAAATACAAGTGTCAAACCTTGGTCACGTTACTTTTTACAATACAATCCAGCTGATGAATTTGAAAAATTACAAATCCCTGTGCTGTCTTTAAATGGTAGTAAAGATACCCAAGTGAATGCCAAAATAAATCAAAATGGAATACGTCAAGCTTTGATTAAAGGAAAAAATAAAGATTATAAAGTGATAAAATTAGAAGGCTTAAATCACTTTTTTCAAGAGTGTGAAACGGGTAAAATGGATGAGTATCGTAAAATTGAACAAACATTTTCCCCAATAGCATTGAAAGAAATATCAAATTGGATTTTAGGGCATATAAATTAA